GGCCATGGCCAGGGAGGAAAGGCTCAGGGCCGCGATGGCGAAGAGGGTTTTCAGCGTGTTCATGTGGATATCCTCAGTAGCGTTGTGTCGGACCGCCGAGCACTGTGTGCACGATCTGCGGGGTGAGCTTCAGGCTCGAGCCCACCTTAGCCGGCAGCGCCTGTCAGTCCGCTGAGGTAGACATTACGGTTCTGTCAGGATGCGTTTTAATTCTTGAAGGCCCTCCGCTCGTCTCTGTACTGTCATGCTCATGCCTCTCTGGCATATCAGGCAGCGATGCCTGGGTTTCTTTCGGTTGGTTCGGCGAGTGCCGATGCCGACCTCAACGCCAAGCACTCAAGAGAGATAACGATATGTCGAACAAATCTACCGCCAGCACCGGCGCGGCACTGGCACTGGCTGCCGCCAGCCTCTTCAGCACCCTGCCGGCACAAGCGACTGAGCAGGCGCAGACCGCCGAGGTGCAGTGCTTCGGCGTCAACGCCTGCAAAGGCCAGAACGACTGCATGACCGCCACCAATGCCTGCAAGGGGCAAGGCGCCTGCAAGGGCCAGGGTTATCAGCTGATGACCCAGGCCAAGTGCGATGAAGCCGGTGGCAAGGCTGGCGAGTGAAGCCAGGCGGGGGAGTGCCAGTCACTCCCCCGGTCACGGGGCCGAACGGGCAGGCGCCATCCCCTGAACGGCATCCGCTTCAGGCGCTGAGCTGCGTGGGGTAGCCCAGGTCTTCGATCACCGCGCGGATATCCTCCTGGCTCTCGACGCTCGCCACCTTCACCTTGCCGGCCGCTCGATCCACTTCGACCTTGGCCTGGCTGTCCAGGGCCTGGATGGCCTTGGTGATCTTGCTGACACAGCTGCCGCAACCCATTCCGGAAACGTCTAGAGCGAACATAATCAGTCCTCGTGCTGTATGGCACCATTGCCACGACCGCAGCATCGACCCTGACATCGTGGCAAGGTCAAGCCCGGGCTAGCCGGGCATCAGGGCGGGCCATTCTCTCTCAGGATTTCCAGGGCGCGCGCGAGGCTGGCGCGGGATAGCTCGCCCAGATGGTTGCCGACCTGGCGGCCCTCGGCGTCGTAGAACAGCGTGGTCGGCAGGGCCATGGAGCCGACCTGCTGGCCGAGGCGCCCGTCGCTGTCGAGCAGTACGTTGCGCAGCTGGAGGCCGCCGTGGTCGAGGAAGCGACGGATCTCGCCCGGCCCCTCGCCCTGGTTGACGAACAGGAAGGTCAGGGCCGGTTCCCGGGCTTGCGCCTCGGCCAGCACCGGCATTTCCCGCCGGCACGGCGGACACCAGGTCGCCCAGAGATTGATCACCAGCGGTTTGCCCCGGTAGTCCTGCAGTGCGACCGGCGCGCCACTAATGTCGCGCAGCACCAGTTCGGGCAGGCGGGTGCCTTGTTCCAGTGCCTGCCAGGCGAGTGTGCCGATTCCCCAGCTCAGTACCCCGACGGCCAGCGCCACGCCGAGCGGCTTGCGCAGGCCACGGTCGCGCCAGGCCTGCCAGGCGCCCAGCATGAGCGCAGCGAGGACACCGGGCCAGGCGATGAAGCCGCCGTCACGGATGTCCACGACCTTCCACAGCGCGTCTCGGTAGTGCTCGATATAGCTCACCACGAACGCCAGGCGGGCGACCAGCAGGGCCACCAGCAACAGCCGGAACACCTGTTGTTCCGGGTTGCGGCCGCTGGCGCGGCCAGCCCACCAGCCGCTAAGCGTCGCCAGCAGCAAGCTGCCGATCAGCAGCAGGTGGGGTACGCCCAGGGTCAGCGGGCCCAGGTTAACGGTTAACACGCGAGAGCCTCCCGGCTACCAGGATGAGATTGTGCGCGGGCGCGCTGCGCGAATTCCCTCGGGAGCGATAGGTAGCGGCGCTAGCTGCCAGGCCGTCAGGGTGTTCAGTCGCCCAGGCTATCCTCTGCCTTGTCTCGGGGCCAGGTAGAGAGCGCCAGGAAATACAGGAGGATCAGGTTGACGAGCGGCACAATCATCAGCAGCCCCAGCCACTGCGAATACCCGGCCTTTTTGAAGATCAGACAGAATGGCAGGATGATCAGGGCGGCAAAGAGCAGCATCGTCAAAGGCCCGAGTGGCCACATCGTGGTGTCATGCATCGGTCGTCTCCGGGCTATGGGTTGATACATTGGTCGGGTGCAGGGGCGCCCGGCGTCCTCGATCAGTCGATGGCGACCTGCGGTAGGCGCAGGGCATGACTCATTCCCTAGGCTCATGCCTGGTGCTGTCCGATTCGCCATGCTGATGGCGATGACCACCATGATGATGGCCGAACAGGTGCATCAGCGGGCATAGCAGCAGGATCAGGTAGGGCAGAAGCTGCGAGATATGCCCGTAGTGTTCCCGGGCCAGATAGAACAGGGCGATGGCCAGCAGCATCAGCACCACGCCGTTCCTGCTTTTCCAGAAAGGCGTCGTGGGGGCATCGGAGCGAGGTGGCGAGTGGGGCATCAGGCGACTCCCGGGGCGAATTGGGCGCGGCAGGCGGCGCTCCGCGAAGGCAAGCGAACACTTGGACGCCTCATTCACAGCCTAGACAGTGCCCCTGTCAGGCAGCTGATACGGAGATTACATTTGCGTAAGCTGCTGGTTGGTGTGGCCGATTCGCTGCACACTCGCCGTCTTAGCAACCCGGAAAATCGCCCATGAAAATTCTGGTGGCCGAAGAT
The genomic region above belongs to Pseudomonas benzenivorans and contains:
- the bufA2 gene encoding BufA2 family periplasmic bufferin-type metallophore, encoding MSNKSTASTGAALALAAASLFSTLPAQATEQAQTAEVQCFGVNACKGQNDCMTATNACKGQGACKGQGYQLMTQAKCDEAGGKAGE
- a CDS encoding TlpA disulfide reductase family protein, producing the protein MLTVNLGPLTLGVPHLLLIGSLLLATLSGWWAGRASGRNPEQQVFRLLLVALLVARLAFVVSYIEHYRDALWKVVDIRDGGFIAWPGVLAALMLGAWQAWRDRGLRKPLGVALAVGVLSWGIGTLAWQALEQGTRLPELVLRDISGAPVALQDYRGKPLVINLWATWCPPCRREMPVLAEAQAREPALTFLFVNQGEGPGEIRRFLDHGGLQLRNVLLDSDGRLGQQVGSMALPTTLFYDAEGRQVGNHLGELSRASLARALEILRENGPP
- a CDS encoding DUF2933 domain-containing protein, which translates into the protein MPHSPPRSDAPTTPFWKSRNGVVLMLLAIALFYLAREHYGHISQLLPYLILLLCPLMHLFGHHHGGHRHQHGESDSTRHEPRE
- a CDS encoding heavy-metal-associated domain-containing protein, producing the protein MFALDVSGMGCGSCVSKITKAIQALDSQAKVEVDRAAGKVKVASVESQEDIRAVIEDLGYPTQLSA